One segment of Streptomyces sp. TG1A-8 DNA contains the following:
- a CDS encoding protein kinase encodes MSQDGARGRYAGRALAGGRYQLRDLLGEGGMASVHLAYDAVLDRQVAIKTLHTELGREQAFRERFRREAQAVAKLTHTNIVSVFDTGEDELDGLTTPYIVMEYVEGHPLGSVLDEDVHRHGAMPADKALRITADVLAALEISHEMGLVHRDIKPGNVMMTKRGVVKVMDFGIARAMQSGVTSMTQTGMVVGTPQYLSPEQALGRGVDARSDLYSVGIMLFQLVTGRLPFDADSPLAIAYAHVQEEPVAPSSVNRALPPAVDALVARALKKNPNERFPTAEAMRDACLRVAASVQAAPPSIVPGAAPTQSGAGVGSAVFPPVDQSAPAPHGQVQTPYQPAPHPYGTAAPSYGYPQQGGYQTPAAGYGQHPTPTAAPYHLTAPTSVQSTGGGGGRGSKPVIIGSVAVALVAVVGLIVALTMNNGGENEATGSGTASPSVTSHAAGYRGPDTTKTVEKTKCTEPEESYNDPDKIQIPDFRFKYVKSVKECAQAAGWQVTTKDVDENTYGQGAVIDQFPKPGTDVDPKDVEIQLNVSTGNPA; translated from the coding sequence TCGGTCCACCTGGCGTACGACGCCGTGCTCGACCGGCAGGTCGCGATCAAGACCCTGCACACCGAGCTCGGCCGGGAGCAGGCCTTCCGCGAGCGGTTCCGGCGCGAGGCCCAGGCCGTGGCCAAGCTCACGCACACCAACATCGTCTCCGTCTTCGACACCGGCGAGGACGAGCTGGACGGCCTGACGACGCCGTACATCGTCATGGAGTACGTCGAGGGCCACCCGCTGGGCTCGGTCCTCGACGAGGACGTCCACCGGCACGGGGCGATGCCGGCCGACAAGGCGCTGCGGATCACCGCGGACGTGCTGGCGGCGCTGGAGATCAGCCACGAGATGGGGCTGGTCCACCGCGACATCAAGCCGGGCAACGTCATGATGACCAAGCGCGGCGTGGTCAAGGTCATGGACTTCGGCATCGCCCGCGCCATGCAGTCCGGCGTCACCTCGATGACCCAGACCGGCATGGTCGTCGGCACCCCGCAGTACCTCTCGCCCGAACAGGCCCTGGGCCGGGGCGTGGACGCCCGCTCCGACCTGTACTCGGTCGGCATCATGCTGTTCCAACTGGTCACCGGGCGGCTGCCGTTCGACGCGGACTCGCCGCTGGCGATCGCGTACGCGCACGTGCAGGAGGAGCCGGTGGCTCCTTCGTCGGTCAACCGCGCACTGCCGCCCGCGGTGGACGCGCTGGTCGCCCGCGCGCTGAAGAAGAACCCGAACGAGCGTTTCCCCACCGCCGAGGCCATGCGGGACGCCTGCCTGCGGGTCGCCGCCTCCGTCCAGGCGGCCCCGCCGAGCATCGTGCCGGGCGCCGCGCCGACGCAGAGCGGCGCGGGCGTCGGCTCCGCGGTGTTCCCGCCGGTCGACCAGTCGGCCCCGGCCCCGCACGGCCAGGTGCAGACGCCGTACCAGCCGGCCCCGCACCCGTACGGCACCGCGGCCCCGTCGTACGGCTACCCGCAGCAGGGCGGCTACCAGACGCCCGCGGCCGGGTACGGACAGCACCCGACGCCGACCGCCGCGCCGTACCACCTCACGGCCCCGACCTCCGTGCAGTCCACCGGCGGGGGCGGCGGCCGCGGCAGCAAGCCGGTGATCATCGGCTCGGTCGCGGTGGCCCTCGTGGCGGTCGTCGGCCTGATCGTCGCGCTGACGATGAACAACGGCGGTGAGAACGAGGCCACGGGCAGCGGCACCGCCAGCCCCTCGGTCACGTCCCACGCGGCCGGCTACCGGGGACCGGACACCACCAAGACGGTCGAGAAGACCAAGTGCACGGAGCCCGAGGAGTCGTACAACGACCCGGACAAGATCCAGATCCCGGACTTCCGGTTCAAGTACGTCAAGTCCGTCAAGGAGTGCGCCCAGGCCGCGGGCTGGCAGGTGACGACCAAGGACGTCGACGAGAACACCTACGGGCAGGGCGCGGTCATCGACCAGTTCCCCAAGCCCGGCACG